The Anaeromusa acidaminophila DSM 3853 genome includes the window GATGGTCTTTTTTTATTTTCTTCTTTTAATGGTTCGCTGTTTAAATGGAAATTAATTCTTGAATTGTGCGGTAAAGGTAAACTTCATCGCAACAAGCCGATGTTTTTTGCAAAAACAATTGACAAATTAAAGAAAGAATGGTAGCATAATAAAACGCGATATCTTTTACCAAGCAATAAAGAATAGCAGTATCTGGGATTGGCGTCGCCAAGCGAAATGGAATGGAGATTAACAAAGCAGAACGACATGCGTAAGGAGTAACTTCTTGCGTTTGAAAAAGCAAGGTATGTAGAAAAGAACGATACCTTGTCTTTTTTCGTTTTCCATTACCACATGCCTTTGGCGGCTTTGTTGTGCTATGCCGGTCTAAGGACTGCCGCGACGCCTGGTGCCTTGGAATTTATTCATTTCGTGTAAGGGGTGAAGGGGTTCATGTTCAAACCTGTTCCTGTAGGAAAGAGAGTCAGGTACAGCTATGCAAAGATTGACGAAGTACTTGACATGCCCAACCTGATCGAGATTCAGAAGCGGTCATATGAGTGGTTTTTGGAAGAAGGATTGCAGGAAATCTTCCAGGATATCTCGCCCATTCAGGATTTTACGGGCAATTTGCAGCTTTCCTTTGAAGGCTTCTCCCTGGGAGAACCAAAGTATTCCGTTGAGGAATGCAAAGAGCGGGACGTTACTTTTGCGGCGCCGCTCAAGGTGAATGTGCGTTTAATCAACCGTGAAACCGGTGAGATTAAAGAGCAAGAAGTGTTCATGGGTGAGTTTCCGTTAATGACGGAAACTGGCACGTTCATTATTAATGGCGCAGAACGTGTTATTGTTAGCCAGTTGGTTCGTTCTCCTGGTGCTTACTATGGGGAAACGATTGATACCAGCGGTAAAAAACTGTATCATGCAACAGTCATTCCGAATCGTGGCGCGTGGTTGGAGCTGGAAACAGATGCCAATGACGTGATTTCTGTGCGCGTTGACCGGACTAGAAAACTGCCGGCCACTATTTTGGTGCGTGCTTTAGGCTATGCATCCAATAGTGTCATTGCAGAGCTTTTTGCTGAAGACACGCGTATTCAGGCCACGTTGGAGCGTGACAGCACCAGCTCGAAAGAAGAAGCGCTGGTGGAAATCTATAAACGTCTGCGTCCCGGTGAACCGCCGACAGTAGAAAATGCGCAGCAGTTGTTGGAATCGCTGTTCTTCGATCCGAAGCGGTATGATCTGGCGACAGTTGGCCGTTACAAGCTCGGCAAGAAACTGGGGTGGCGGCGGCGTTTGATGGGCAAGACGTTGGCCCAGCCGTTAGTGGACGAGTCTACCGGGGAAGTAGTGGCGGAAGAAGGGACTGTTCTTGACGAGCAGGCTTTGAATGCCGTAGAAGCTTCCGGTTTATTTGAAGGCGATCGCCTGAATGTGGCTTATATTCGCAATAAGGAAGGCCAGGCTATTAAAGTCATTGCCAATCCGAACTTGCCTTATCAGCACCGGACGATTACACGTCAGGATATTATTGCTTCTATTAACTATCTGTTGAATTTGATGGATGGATTCGGCAATACCGATGACATTGATCATCTAGGCAACCGTCGTCTGCGTTCCGTCGGCGAACTCTTGCAAAATCAGTTCCGTATCGGTCTTTCTCGTATGGAACGGGTTGTTAAAGAGCGTATGACCATTCAAGAGGTCGAAGGAATTTATCCGCAGGCTTTGATTAATATTCGCCCTGTTGTGGCGGCAATTAAGGAATTTTTTGGTTCCAGTCAGCTGTCTCAGTTTATGGACCAAACCAATCCTTTGGCGGAATTGACGCATAAACGTCGTCTCAGCGCCTTGGGACCTGGCGGTTTGAGCCGTGAACGCGCCGGCTTTGAAGTCCGCGACGTTCACCATTCTCACTATGGCCGTATGTGTCCGATTGAGACGCCGGAAGGTCCGAATATCGGTCTGATTGGCTCGCTGTCTACGTTTGGCCGTATCAACGCTTTTGGCTTTATCGAAACTCCTTATCGGAAAATCGACAAGGTCAATCGTATTGTTACGGAAGAAGTGGTCTATTTGACTGCTGATGAAGAAGATGAAGGCATTTGCGCCCAGGCGAACGAGGAAATTACGCCCGAAGGCTGGTTTGCCCATCCGCGCGTAACGGTTCGTTATCGTCATGATACGTTGGTAGTGCCGGCAGAGCAAGTCGATTATGTTGACGTGTCTCCGAAACAGGTTGTATCCATTGCTACGGCGATGATTCCTTTCTTAGAAAACGATGATGCCAACCGTGCTCTCATGGGCGCGAACATGCAGCGTCAAGCCGTGCCGCTTCTGCGGACGCAGGCGCCGCTGGTCGGAACCGGTATGGAATATCGTGCCGCCTGTGATTCCGGCGTTGTAATTCTAGCGAAAAGCGACGGTGTGATTGAACGGGTTAGCGCGTTGGAAATTGGTCTGCGCTGTGATGACGGACGTCTGGAAACCTACCGGATGACCAAATTTATGCGTTCCAACCAAGGAACTTGCATTAACCAAAAACCCATTGTTCGCAAGGATGAACGCGTGGTGCGCGGCCAAGTGCTGGCGGACGGACCTGCGACTGACCGGGGCGAACTGGCCTTGGG containing:
- the rpoB gene encoding DNA-directed RNA polymerase subunit beta, yielding MFKPVPVGKRVRYSYAKIDEVLDMPNLIEIQKRSYEWFLEEGLQEIFQDISPIQDFTGNLQLSFEGFSLGEPKYSVEECKERDVTFAAPLKVNVRLINRETGEIKEQEVFMGEFPLMTETGTFIINGAERVIVSQLVRSPGAYYGETIDTSGKKLYHATVIPNRGAWLELETDANDVISVRVDRTRKLPATILVRALGYASNSVIAELFAEDTRIQATLERDSTSSKEEALVEIYKRLRPGEPPTVENAQQLLESLFFDPKRYDLATVGRYKLGKKLGWRRRLMGKTLAQPLVDESTGEVVAEEGTVLDEQALNAVEASGLFEGDRLNVAYIRNKEGQAIKVIANPNLPYQHRTITRQDIIASINYLLNLMDGFGNTDDIDHLGNRRLRSVGELLQNQFRIGLSRMERVVKERMTIQEVEGIYPQALINIRPVVAAIKEFFGSSQLSQFMDQTNPLAELTHKRRLSALGPGGLSRERAGFEVRDVHHSHYGRMCPIETPEGPNIGLIGSLSTFGRINAFGFIETPYRKIDKVNRIVTEEVVYLTADEEDEGICAQANEEITPEGWFAHPRVTVRYRHDTLVVPAEQVDYVDVSPKQVVSIATAMIPFLENDDANRALMGANMQRQAVPLLRTQAPLVGTGMEYRAACDSGVVILAKSDGVIERVSALEIGLRCDDGRLETYRMTKFMRSNQGTCINQKPIVRKDERVVRGQVLADGPATDRGELALGFNVLVAYMPWEGYNYEDAILLSEKLVKEDVYTSIHIEEYECEARDTKLGPEEITRDIPNVAEEALKDIDERGIIRIGAEVRPGDILVGKVTPKGETELTAEERLLRAIFGEKAREVRDTSLKVPHGEAGKIVDVKVFTRENGDELPPGVNQLVRVYIAQKRKISVGDKMAGRHGNKGVVSRIMREEDMPFLPDGTPVQIVLNPLGVPSRMNIGQILETHLGMAAHALGMQIKQGAPDIAERLEGLGYDVKAKGMPQPDVAGLHLATPVFDGAGESEIFQTLRAAGLPDNGKTVLYDGRTGEPFDNPVTVGFVYMLKLAHLVDDKIHARSTGPYSLVTQQPLGGKAQFGGQRFGEMEVWALEAYGAAYTLQELLTVKSDDVVGRVKTYEAIVKGENVPEPGVPESFKVLIKELQSIGLDVKVLTEDAQEILIRDTDEDIQETAKELELNLAGEAPQAPAHPDSHYADSPSEEAEETSDEPDVLEGFDIIAELGDLSSAEPEPGELDEDGQKGASKKLKLKEKKLSQKDFLADLENYDE